In Zingiber officinale cultivar Zhangliang chromosome 6A, Zo_v1.1, whole genome shotgun sequence, a single genomic region encodes these proteins:
- the LOC121996876 gene encoding uncharacterized protein LOC121996876 isoform X3: MSSGDDSTSSSTIEEMGASSSQGRNEPLVSNRILQNGSSVFKGLIERARKTVRGSADDIGWLQRAIDMPPVEDGTRRFREIQESIRNNEHKLPNSVVYLLVPGLFSNHGPLYFVSTKTYFSKMGLTCHIAKIHSEASVEKNAREIKQYIEEIFWGSRKRVLLLGHSKGGVDAAAALSLYWSELKDKVAGLALAQSPYGGSPIASDILREGQLGDYVSLRKITETLICKILKGDLQALEDLTYERRREFLRKNPLPQELPLVSFHTEAGIKPGVLATFSPVAHAELPIIMPLADGQPTKLPVVMPLGAAMAACAQLLQVRYGEKSDGLVTRRDAEVPGSVVVRPDEKLDHAWMVYSSSKNEPVETDASKACEALLTLLVEVAHKRTHDLTNKDE; the protein is encoded by the exons ATGTCATCTGGTGATGACAGCACTTCTTCATCCACAATCGAGGAAATGGGTGCAAGTTCATCTCAGGGAAGAAATGAACCATTGGTGTCAAACCGCATTTTGCAAAATGGATCTTCAGTGTTCAAAGG CCTTATAGAACGGGCAAGGAAAACTGTTCGTGGTTCAGCAGATGACATAGGATGGCTACAACGAGCTATAGACATGCCTCCAGTTGAAGATGGAACTCGACGTTTTCGGGAGATACAAGAGAGTATAAG GAATAACGAGCACAAGTTGCCAAACTCTGTAGTTTACTTATTGGTTCCAG GCCTTTTCAGCAACCATGGACCCCTGTACTTTGTCAGTACAAAAACATACTTTTCGAAGATGGGGCTAACTTGCCACATAGCGAAGATTCACAGCGAG GCTTCTGTTGAAAAAAATGCGAGAGAGATAAAGCAGTACATAGAAGAAATCTTCTGGGGCTCAAGAAAACGTGTGCTGCTTCTCGGACACAGCAAGGGTGGAGTTGATGCCGCAgctgctttatctttgtactggTCTGAGTTGAAGGATAAGGTTGCTGGACTGGCCTTAGCTCAGAGTCCTTATGGAGGAAGCCCAATTGCTTCTGACATTCTGCGTGAAGGTCAGCTCGGAGACTATGTCAGTCTGCGGAAAATCACGGAAACTTTGATTTGCAAAATCCTCAAG GGTGATTTACAGGCACTAGAAGATCTGACGTACGAGCGCAGGAGAGAGTTTTTAAGAAAAAACCCATTGCCGCAGGAACTTCCTCTCGTTTCCTTCCACACAGAAGCAGGAATCAAGCCTGGCGTCCTCGCTACATTTTCCCCAGTGGCGCATGCTGAGCTTCCTATCATCATGCCGCTCGCCGACGGCCAGCCCACCAAGCTTCCAGTGGTCATGCCGCTCGGAGCTGCCATGGCTGCCTGTGCTCAACTGTTGCAGGTGAGATACGGGGAGAAAAGCGACGGCCTTGTGACGAGAAGAGATGCTGAGGTTCCTGGTTCCGTTGTGGTTCGGCCGGATGAGAAGCTTGACCATGCATGGATGGTGTACTCGTCCTCCAAGAATGAACCTGTCGAAACAGATGCATCTAAAGCCTGCGAAGCCCTTCTAACACTGCTTGTGGAGGTTGCACATAAGAGAACGCATGACCTTACTAACAAAGATGAGTAA
- the LOC121996876 gene encoding uncharacterized protein LOC121996876 isoform X1 encodes MLVVYGYKSCCFGTLKCQWLILLVHDDYSTSEGLQLFTSIPTLNNAASYLAQTTTYFTSCFVGSAGDVELDEAQELITLSPTQEYMSSGDDSTSSSTIEEMGASSSQGRNEPLVSNRILQNGSSVFKGLIERARKTVRGSADDIGWLQRAIDMPPVEDGTRRFREIQESIRNNEHKLPNSVVYLLVPGLFSNHGPLYFVSTKTYFSKMGLTCHIAKIHSEASVEKNAREIKQYIEEIFWGSRKRVLLLGHSKGGVDAAAALSLYWSELKDKVAGLALAQSPYGGSPIASDILREGQLGDYVSLRKITETLICKILKGDLQALEDLTYERRREFLRKNPLPQELPLVSFHTEAGIKPGVLATFSPVAHAELPIIMPLADGQPTKLPVVMPLGAAMAACAQLLQVRYGEKSDGLVTRRDAEVPGSVVVRPDEKLDHAWMVYSSSKNEPVETDASKACEALLTLLVEVAHKRTHDLTNKDE; translated from the exons ATGCTAGTTGTATATGGCTATAAGTCATGCTGCTTTGGTACATTGAAGTGCCAGTGGCTTATATTACTT GTGCATGATGATTATTCAACATCTGAAGGGCTTCAGTTGTTTACTTCCATTCCAACCCTCAATAATGCAGCTTCATATCTTGCACAAACAACAACATACTTTACAAGTTGCTTTGTTGGTTCTGCTG GTGATGTTGAGCTTGATGAAGCGCAGGAATTGATAACTCTTTCTCCTACACAAGAATACATGTCATCTGGTGATGACAGCACTTCTTCATCCACAATCGAGGAAATGGGTGCAAGTTCATCTCAGGGAAGAAATGAACCATTGGTGTCAAACCGCATTTTGCAAAATGGATCTTCAGTGTTCAAAGG CCTTATAGAACGGGCAAGGAAAACTGTTCGTGGTTCAGCAGATGACATAGGATGGCTACAACGAGCTATAGACATGCCTCCAGTTGAAGATGGAACTCGACGTTTTCGGGAGATACAAGAGAGTATAAG GAATAACGAGCACAAGTTGCCAAACTCTGTAGTTTACTTATTGGTTCCAG GCCTTTTCAGCAACCATGGACCCCTGTACTTTGTCAGTACAAAAACATACTTTTCGAAGATGGGGCTAACTTGCCACATAGCGAAGATTCACAGCGAG GCTTCTGTTGAAAAAAATGCGAGAGAGATAAAGCAGTACATAGAAGAAATCTTCTGGGGCTCAAGAAAACGTGTGCTGCTTCTCGGACACAGCAAGGGTGGAGTTGATGCCGCAgctgctttatctttgtactggTCTGAGTTGAAGGATAAGGTTGCTGGACTGGCCTTAGCTCAGAGTCCTTATGGAGGAAGCCCAATTGCTTCTGACATTCTGCGTGAAGGTCAGCTCGGAGACTATGTCAGTCTGCGGAAAATCACGGAAACTTTGATTTGCAAAATCCTCAAG GGTGATTTACAGGCACTAGAAGATCTGACGTACGAGCGCAGGAGAGAGTTTTTAAGAAAAAACCCATTGCCGCAGGAACTTCCTCTCGTTTCCTTCCACACAGAAGCAGGAATCAAGCCTGGCGTCCTCGCTACATTTTCCCCAGTGGCGCATGCTGAGCTTCCTATCATCATGCCGCTCGCCGACGGCCAGCCCACCAAGCTTCCAGTGGTCATGCCGCTCGGAGCTGCCATGGCTGCCTGTGCTCAACTGTTGCAGGTGAGATACGGGGAGAAAAGCGACGGCCTTGTGACGAGAAGAGATGCTGAGGTTCCTGGTTCCGTTGTGGTTCGGCCGGATGAGAAGCTTGACCATGCATGGATGGTGTACTCGTCCTCCAAGAATGAACCTGTCGAAACAGATGCATCTAAAGCCTGCGAAGCCCTTCTAACACTGCTTGTGGAGGTTGCACATAAGAGAACGCATGACCTTACTAACAAAGATGAGTAA
- the LOC121996876 gene encoding uncharacterized protein LOC121996876 isoform X2 yields the protein MEGSSYGGRESTSTLMVHDDYSTSEGLQLFTSIPTLNNAASYLAQTTTYFTSCFVGSAGDVELDEAQELITLSPTQEYMSSGDDSTSSSTIEEMGASSSQGRNEPLVSNRILQNGSSVFKGLIERARKTVRGSADDIGWLQRAIDMPPVEDGTRRFREIQESIRNNEHKLPNSVVYLLVPGLFSNHGPLYFVSTKTYFSKMGLTCHIAKIHSEASVEKNAREIKQYIEEIFWGSRKRVLLLGHSKGGVDAAAALSLYWSELKDKVAGLALAQSPYGGSPIASDILREGQLGDYVSLRKITETLICKILKGDLQALEDLTYERRREFLRKNPLPQELPLVSFHTEAGIKPGVLATFSPVAHAELPIIMPLADGQPTKLPVVMPLGAAMAACAQLLQVRYGEKSDGLVTRRDAEVPGSVVVRPDEKLDHAWMVYSSSKNEPVETDASKACEALLTLLVEVAHKRTHDLTNKDE from the exons GTGCATGATGATTATTCAACATCTGAAGGGCTTCAGTTGTTTACTTCCATTCCAACCCTCAATAATGCAGCTTCATATCTTGCACAAACAACAACATACTTTACAAGTTGCTTTGTTGGTTCTGCTG GTGATGTTGAGCTTGATGAAGCGCAGGAATTGATAACTCTTTCTCCTACACAAGAATACATGTCATCTGGTGATGACAGCACTTCTTCATCCACAATCGAGGAAATGGGTGCAAGTTCATCTCAGGGAAGAAATGAACCATTGGTGTCAAACCGCATTTTGCAAAATGGATCTTCAGTGTTCAAAGG CCTTATAGAACGGGCAAGGAAAACTGTTCGTGGTTCAGCAGATGACATAGGATGGCTACAACGAGCTATAGACATGCCTCCAGTTGAAGATGGAACTCGACGTTTTCGGGAGATACAAGAGAGTATAAG GAATAACGAGCACAAGTTGCCAAACTCTGTAGTTTACTTATTGGTTCCAG GCCTTTTCAGCAACCATGGACCCCTGTACTTTGTCAGTACAAAAACATACTTTTCGAAGATGGGGCTAACTTGCCACATAGCGAAGATTCACAGCGAG GCTTCTGTTGAAAAAAATGCGAGAGAGATAAAGCAGTACATAGAAGAAATCTTCTGGGGCTCAAGAAAACGTGTGCTGCTTCTCGGACACAGCAAGGGTGGAGTTGATGCCGCAgctgctttatctttgtactggTCTGAGTTGAAGGATAAGGTTGCTGGACTGGCCTTAGCTCAGAGTCCTTATGGAGGAAGCCCAATTGCTTCTGACATTCTGCGTGAAGGTCAGCTCGGAGACTATGTCAGTCTGCGGAAAATCACGGAAACTTTGATTTGCAAAATCCTCAAG GGTGATTTACAGGCACTAGAAGATCTGACGTACGAGCGCAGGAGAGAGTTTTTAAGAAAAAACCCATTGCCGCAGGAACTTCCTCTCGTTTCCTTCCACACAGAAGCAGGAATCAAGCCTGGCGTCCTCGCTACATTTTCCCCAGTGGCGCATGCTGAGCTTCCTATCATCATGCCGCTCGCCGACGGCCAGCCCACCAAGCTTCCAGTGGTCATGCCGCTCGGAGCTGCCATGGCTGCCTGTGCTCAACTGTTGCAGGTGAGATACGGGGAGAAAAGCGACGGCCTTGTGACGAGAAGAGATGCTGAGGTTCCTGGTTCCGTTGTGGTTCGGCCGGATGAGAAGCTTGACCATGCATGGATGGTGTACTCGTCCTCCAAGAATGAACCTGTCGAAACAGATGCATCTAAAGCCTGCGAAGCCCTTCTAACACTGCTTGTGGAGGTTGCACATAAGAGAACGCATGACCTTACTAACAAAGATGAGTAA